In Xenorhabdus poinarii G6, the following are encoded in one genomic region:
- a CDS encoding TorD/DmsD family molecular chaperone, whose amino-acid sequence MNEFSIVCRILGTLFNRAPQDPVLQPVITMIAEGKLKQAWPLEQDALLDRLQKNSELSVITADYQALFTGGSASVPVYRSAYVDKDESEIREFLVERGMPLPETPADQFGFLLLAASWLEDQAAEDEVQAQIALFDQYLLPWCGQFLGKVEAHATSGFYRTLAVITREALQALREELESE is encoded by the coding sequence ATGAATGAATTTTCTATCGTGTGCCGGATTTTGGGAACATTATTCAATCGGGCACCACAAGATCCTGTTTTGCAACCGGTGATCACCATGATTGCTGAAGGAAAATTAAAGCAGGCATGGCCTTTGGAACAGGATGCGTTGTTGGATAGGTTGCAGAAAAACAGTGAATTGTCGGTGATCACCGCTGATTACCAGGCTCTGTTTACCGGCGGATCGGCGAGCGTGCCCGTTTACCGTTCTGCTTATGTTGATAAGGATGAAAGCGAAATACGTGAGTTTTTAGTCGAGCGGGGAATGCCTTTGCCTGAGACGCCGGCTGATCAATTTGGCTTCTTATTATTGGCAGCATCCTGGTTGGAAGATCAGGCCGCAGAAGATGAAGTGCAGGCTCAGATTGCTCTGTTTGATCAGTACTTGTTACCGTGGTGTGGGCAATTTCTTGGTAAAGTTGAAGCTCATGCAACAAGCGGTTTTTATCGAACGCTGGCAGTGATAACACGCGAAGCGTTGCAGGCATTACGTGAGGAATTAGAATCAGAGTGA
- the rimJ gene encoding ribosomal protein S5-alanine N-acetyltransferase: protein MFGYRSTSPKIRFMTDRMVIRVVYERDAYRLAEYYAENKDFLKPWEPTRDGSCYQPSGWTNRLSYMTELQRQGAAFHFLLLDPNENEIRGVANFTNIVQGAFYSCYLGYSLGQKWQGQGLMYEALQPAIRYMQRYQKMHRIMANYMPHNHRSGNLLKKLGFEREGYAKKYLMIDGVWQDHVLTSLTDDSWGNVNR, encoded by the coding sequence ATGTTTGGTTATCGTTCTACATCTCCCAAGATTCGCTTTATGACGGATAGGATGGTTATTCGTGTGGTGTATGAACGGGATGCTTATAGGCTGGCTGAATATTATGCAGAAAATAAAGATTTTCTTAAGCCGTGGGAGCCGACAAGGGATGGGAGCTGTTATCAGCCTTCTGGATGGACGAACAGGTTGAGTTATATGACGGAATTACAACGGCAGGGGGCTGCATTTCATTTCTTGCTCTTAGATCCTAATGAAAATGAAATTAGGGGAGTGGCTAACTTCACCAATATTGTACAAGGCGCGTTTTATTCTTGTTACCTCGGCTATTCTTTAGGGCAAAAATGGCAGGGGCAAGGGTTAATGTATGAAGCACTGCAGCCGGCAATCCGTTATATGCAGCGTTATCAGAAAATGCATCGCATTATGGCCAACTATATGCCACATAATCATCGTAGCGGCAATTTACTGAAGAAACTCGGTTTTGAGCGGGAAGGTTATGCCAAAAAATATTTAATGATTGATGGCGTCTGGCAAGATCATGTACTGACATCATTAACAGATGACTCATGGGGGAATGTGAATAGATGA
- a CDS encoding LysR family transcriptional regulator, giving the protein MSYLVQLRSFLDVYRAGSISKAANRLGISQPAVSSHIHSLESLTGCVLFIRRSHGVTPTAEADELARQIGHNLDAIETKLTLMRGRRKRITGVVTIIGPAELLWAKSAKLFSPVIHNELRLKLLTGDRKKIYASLNEGTSQIAITTSQPDAQKFGFQIIGKEKLIIVSSATMAANFKGKPITAELLESLPLIAYDEQLPLIRDVFKQIFGMVTDMQASITVPDLRIVERMIREHSGWTVMPEYLCQEEIDAGRIIKINLVEQMPENDIYLVWNESALRQPSVMFVKEHIIRVAETGVFKPN; this is encoded by the coding sequence ATGAGCTATCTGGTTCAACTAAGGAGTTTCCTCGATGTTTACCGCGCAGGGTCAATTTCCAAGGCTGCAAACCGACTTGGGATAAGTCAGCCAGCTGTCTCTTCACACATCCATTCTCTAGAGTCGCTCACTGGTTGTGTTCTTTTCATCCGTCGCTCACATGGCGTTACACCGACAGCTGAAGCTGATGAGCTCGCCAGGCAAATCGGTCATAATTTGGATGCTATCGAAACCAAACTTACTTTGATGCGGGGTCGTAGAAAACGAATAACAGGCGTTGTTACGATTATTGGGCCAGCAGAATTACTTTGGGCTAAATCAGCGAAATTATTTTCTCCTGTCATTCATAACGAATTACGCCTTAAGTTACTCACTGGCGATAGGAAAAAAATTTATGCAAGCTTGAATGAAGGCACTAGCCAGATTGCAATTACTACATCGCAACCTGATGCACAGAAATTTGGATTTCAAATCATAGGGAAGGAAAAACTTATAATTGTTTCCTCAGCGACAATGGCGGCTAATTTTAAAGGAAAGCCAATTACTGCTGAATTATTAGAAAGTTTACCCCTAATAGCATATGATGAACAATTACCACTGATTCGCGATGTTTTTAAACAAATTTTTGGTATGGTTACCGACATGCAAGCTTCTATTACAGTCCCCGACTTACGTATTGTTGAAAGAATGATCAGAGAACATAGTGGTTGGACAGTTATGCCTGAGTATTTGTGCCAAGAAGAAATCGACGCAGGAAGGATTATTAAAATAAATCTTGTAGAGCAAATGCCGGAAAACGATATTTATCTGGTATGGAATGAATCAGCTCTACGTCAGCCTAGCGTCATGTTCGTTAAGGAACACATTATAAGGGTTGCAGAGACAGGCGTTTTTAAACCGAACTGA
- a CDS encoding serine/threonine protein kinase gives MQNIHQNPSDGNFRLIYTLPIGHCLNGFEIEKVIGKSEDSIVYRVWDHHCKQSIAIKEYMPFAFAIRRRDMKLTLREKKSEKPFQTGLQNFIHEAHLMSCFEHPCLPRFLHFWQQNCTAYIATPFYQGVTLNKFSVRHAHLINEHWLYQMLFPLLSALDMLHQQNYLHCDVSLDNILIRDNQSPILLDFGTTHKTTQCLSDETEITLRSGFTPIEQYTANEENQQGPWTDIYTLGAVLYTLIVGHPPPVSIVRNVEDRYQPLATLRPAGYSLSFLQAIDKALAINPAERPQSIPEFITLFSPVLQQSSFNNQATLFSSDPR, from the coding sequence TTGCAGAACATTCATCAAAATCCATCCGATGGCAACTTTAGGCTTATTTATACGCTGCCAATCGGACACTGCCTTAATGGGTTTGAAATCGAAAAAGTCATTGGCAAAAGCGAAGACAGTATTGTATATCGCGTTTGGGATCATCACTGTAAACAATCCATTGCGATCAAAGAATATATGCCCTTCGCTTTTGCCATACGCCGACGGGATATGAAACTCACCTTACGAGAAAAAAAGTCAGAAAAGCCGTTTCAGACGGGATTGCAAAATTTTATCCACGAAGCCCACTTAATGTCCTGTTTTGAACACCCCTGCCTGCCCCGTTTTCTGCATTTCTGGCAACAGAATTGCACAGCCTACATTGCAACGCCCTTTTATCAGGGGGTGACACTCAATAAATTCAGCGTCAGACATGCACATCTCATCAATGAACATTGGCTGTATCAGATGTTGTTTCCTTTATTAAGTGCACTGGATATGCTCCATCAACAAAATTATTTACACTGTGATGTTTCTTTGGACAATATTTTAATCCGGGATAATCAATCACCGATATTGCTGGATTTCGGTACTACGCACAAAACCACGCAATGCTTGTCTGATGAGACCGAAATCACCCTCCGATCCGGCTTTACCCCCATTGAACAATACACAGCCAATGAAGAAAACCAACAAGGCCCCTGGACAGATATCTATACGCTAGGGGCGGTGTTATATACGTTGATTGTGGGCCATCCCCCCCCGGTCAGTATTGTGCGCAATGTTGAGGATCGTTATCAACCTTTGGCCACACTGCGTCCAGCAGGGTACTCTTTGTCGTTCCTGCAGGCGATTGATAAAGCACTGGCAATCAATCCAGCAGAACGCCCGCAATCCATTCCTGAGTTCATCACCCTTTTTTCACCCGTGCTTCAACAATCAAGCTTCAATAATCAAGCAACCCTGTTCAGTTCTGACCCTCGCTAA
- a CDS encoding lipoprotein has product MRRFFLGAMLILVGFISGCDQFKEVSINEGLLNEYLLKKVHYQKQISLPGMTTAKITLGELTSQIGRQDPEKMELSALANVQLVSLFGNVQADMHLTMRARPIFDPQKGAIFIHGLEIISYQATPEKMTAPINALLPYLNTSLSEFFNTHPVYTLNPEKSKAEAMAAKLAKGLTLKPGKLVIDLTQ; this is encoded by the coding sequence ATGAGACGGTTTTTCTTAGGGGCGATGTTGATACTAGTTGGATTCATCAGTGGGTGTGATCAATTCAAGGAAGTCAGTATCAATGAAGGTTTACTTAATGAATATTTATTGAAAAAAGTGCATTATCAAAAGCAAATTAGCCTACCCGGTATGACTACAGCCAAGATTACACTCGGGGAATTAACCAGTCAGATTGGGCGTCAGGATCCAGAAAAAATGGAACTTTCGGCGCTTGCCAACGTGCAATTAGTGTCCTTATTTGGAAACGTGCAAGCTGATATGCACTTAACGATGAGAGCCAGACCCATATTTGATCCCCAAAAAGGCGCTATTTTCATTCACGGATTGGAAATCATAAGTTATCAAGCCACGCCCGAAAAAATGACAGCGCCCATTAACGCCCTACTTCCGTATTTGAATACGTCTTTAAGTGAATTCTTTAACACGCATCCGGTTTATACTTTGAACCCTGAAAAAAGCAAAGCAGAAGCTATGGCTGCAAAATTAGCCAAAGGGTTGACCCTTAAACCGGGCAAATTGGTGATTGATTTGACTCAATAA
- the tssH gene encoding type VI secretion system ATPase TssH, protein MSEISRSVLFGKLNRTLFTALESATTFCKLRGNPYVELIHWLHQLMQQQNSDLQQLIRHFSLDEATLTKDIVIALDRLPRGASAISDLSEHIDNAVERAWVYGSLKFGVNEIRSAHLLIGILKTFHLRHVLQSISSQFDRINADTLLDNFNDICSDSDEAQTRIASTGVEGGTAQTAINTPSQQSSLQQYGQELTARARRGEIDPVSGRDEEIRQIIDILMRRRQNNPLLTGEAGVGKTAVIEGLALRIVAKDVPPPLQNVQLWLLDIGMLQAGAGVKGEFESRLRKVIDEVQSSPTPIILFIDEIHTLIGAGGQQGTGDAANLLKPALARGQLRTLGATTWSEYKKYIEKDPALTRRFQVVQIHEPDETKAVLMLRGLVNALECHHHVLLLDEAVEAAVRLSHRYIPARQLPDKAIALLDTACARVAISQHAEPPQLEDCRHRIEALQIELEIVEREAKVGIGDKQRSATILNALSVLETQQAQLQERWQQELELIDKIISLRTQLHTEQYDDVETKHAELSELQQQLKARQGDKPLIFAAVDSNIVSSVVSDWTGIPLNRMVKDEIDAVLQLADTLSQRVIGQHHGLELIAKRVRTSRAKLDDPNKPVGVFMLCGPSGVGKTETALALAETLYGGEQNLITINMSEFQEAHTVSTLKGAPPGYVGYGEGGVLTEAVRRRPYSVVLLDEIEKAHSDVHEIFFQVFDKGWMEDGEGRHIDFRNTIIILTSNVGADLISAYCTQQETYPDPEKLSNALRKPLLQVFPAALLGRLLVIPYYPLSDHVMTNIVHLQLDRIKKRLLENHTITATFDDIMVEHIVSRCTEIESGGRMVDAILTNTLLPQISQQLLSASAQDKQYHQLQVSLVQGEFQFQFTD, encoded by the coding sequence ATGTCAGAAATTAGTCGTTCGGTGCTTTTTGGCAAACTTAACCGTACCCTGTTCACCGCGTTAGAGAGTGCTACCACCTTTTGTAAGCTGCGTGGTAATCCCTACGTTGAATTAATTCACTGGCTGCATCAACTGATGCAGCAACAAAATAGTGACCTCCAGCAACTTATCCGTCATTTTTCACTGGATGAAGCCACGCTGACGAAAGACATTGTCATCGCGCTGGATCGTTTACCACGGGGCGCCAGTGCCATCTCTGATCTTTCAGAACATATTGATAATGCGGTAGAACGTGCCTGGGTCTACGGCTCACTTAAATTTGGTGTGAATGAAATTCGCAGTGCGCATTTACTGATAGGGATATTAAAAACGTTTCATTTACGTCATGTACTGCAATCCATTTCTTCTCAGTTTGACCGTATCAATGCCGATACTTTACTCGACAATTTTAATGACATTTGCAGCGATAGTGACGAGGCGCAAACCCGTATCGCTTCAACTGGCGTAGAGGGCGGCACCGCCCAAACAGCGATAAACACACCCTCACAACAATCCTCTTTACAACAATATGGGCAAGAGCTGACTGCCCGTGCACGTCGTGGTGAAATTGATCCTGTATCAGGACGTGATGAAGAAATTCGTCAGATTATTGATATTCTGATGCGTCGCCGCCAAAATAATCCCCTGTTAACCGGGGAAGCCGGGGTAGGCAAAACTGCGGTGATTGAAGGACTGGCCTTAAGAATTGTGGCGAAAGATGTTCCCCCGCCTTTGCAGAATGTCCAGCTTTGGTTATTGGATATCGGTATGTTGCAGGCGGGAGCCGGGGTCAAAGGTGAATTTGAATCTCGTTTACGCAAAGTGATCGATGAAGTGCAGTCCAGTCCAACCCCCATCATTTTGTTTATTGATGAAATCCATACGTTAATTGGTGCCGGCGGCCAGCAAGGAACGGGAGATGCCGCCAATTTGTTGAAACCGGCTCTGGCACGCGGTCAATTGCGTACTCTTGGCGCAACAACCTGGTCTGAATATAAAAAATATATTGAAAAAGATCCTGCCCTGACCCGCCGTTTTCAAGTGGTTCAGATTCATGAGCCTGATGAAACCAAAGCCGTGCTGATGCTGCGCGGCCTGGTCAACGCACTGGAATGCCACCACCATGTGCTTTTACTGGATGAAGCGGTTGAAGCTGCTGTACGTCTTTCACATCGCTACATCCCCGCCCGTCAATTACCAGACAAGGCGATAGCACTGCTGGATACGGCCTGTGCCAGAGTGGCCATCAGCCAGCATGCCGAACCCCCTCAGTTAGAAGATTGTCGTCACCGCATCGAGGCTTTACAGATTGAGCTGGAGATTGTCGAACGGGAAGCCAAAGTCGGTATCGGTGACAAGCAACGTTCGGCAACGATCCTGAACGCACTCTCTGTCCTGGAAACACAGCAAGCACAATTGCAAGAACGTTGGCAGCAAGAGCTTGAGTTGATCGATAAAATCATTTCGCTGCGAACTCAGTTGCACACCGAGCAATATGATGATGTTGAAACAAAACACGCTGAATTGTCCGAATTGCAACAACAATTGAAAGCCCGACAAGGCGACAAGCCACTTATCTTCGCGGCCGTAGACAGCAATATTGTCTCTTCTGTTGTGTCTGACTGGACAGGCATTCCCCTCAATCGCATGGTCAAAGATGAAATCGACGCCGTATTACAGTTAGCGGATACACTGAGCCAGCGTGTCATCGGTCAGCATCATGGATTAGAGTTAATCGCAAAACGTGTCCGCACTTCACGCGCGAAGCTGGATGATCCCAACAAACCGGTCGGCGTTTTCATGTTATGTGGCCCGTCTGGTGTCGGTAAGACGGAAACCGCTCTCGCTCTTGCCGAAACGTTATACGGTGGAGAGCAGAATCTGATCACCATTAATATGAGTGAATTTCAGGAAGCCCACACGGTCTCTACCCTGAAAGGAGCACCTCCCGGCTATGTCGGGTATGGCGAAGGCGGTGTGCTGACAGAAGCGGTGCGTCGCCGGCCTTACAGTGTGGTATTGTTGGATGAAATCGAAAAGGCTCACTCGGATGTACATGAAATTTTCTTTCAAGTTTTCGATAAAGGCTGGATGGAGGATGGTGAAGGACGCCACATCGATTTTCGCAATACCATTATTATTTTGACCTCCAACGTCGGCGCTGATCTGATCAGCGCGTATTGCACTCAACAAGAGACTTATCCCGATCCAGAAAAACTCAGTAATGCGTTGCGTAAACCGTTATTGCAGGTATTTCCGGCCGCCCTGTTAGGGCGATTACTGGTCATTCCTTACTATCCGCTGAGTGATCACGTCATGACAAATATTGTCCATTTACAATTAGACAGAATTAAAAAAAGGCTGTTGGAGAATCACACTATTACAGCCACCTTCGATGATATTATGGTCGAACATATCGTCAGCAGATGCACTGAAATTGAGTCAGGCGGACGGATGGTTGATGCGATTCTGACCAATACCCTGCTACCACAAATCAGCCAGCAACTGCTTTCTGCCAGTGCTCAGGATAAACAGTATCACCAGCTTCAGGTCTCTCTGGTGCAAGGTGAGTTTCAATTTCAATTCACAGATTAG
- the ghrA gene encoding glyoxylate/hydroxypyruvate reductase GhrA: MKIIFFHPAFTLNADQWIQGIQARLPEANVRQWVSGDNAPADYALVWSPPYEMLAHRRDIKGIFLLGAGVDAILKQEWENPGTLPEGVPLIRLEDTGMARQMQEYALYSVLHYFRRMDEYKQYQSQRLWHPVSPHNRKEFVIGVLGAGVLGCRVIEKLQEFDFTVRCWSRTPKQIDQVESFYGKAQLGDFLSECQVLINILPDTPETRGILNLSLFKQLKPESYMINMARGTQLIEQDLLIAIEKGYIAGATLDVFVEEPLSNLHPFWTHPRINITPHIAAQTIPDNALDMIGENIRRMENGESPIGLVDMALGY; encoded by the coding sequence ATGAAGATCATTTTTTTTCACCCCGCCTTTACGCTGAATGCCGATCAATGGATTCAGGGAATACAAGCCAGATTACCAGAAGCTAACGTTCGTCAATGGGTGAGTGGTGATAACGCACCGGCTGATTACGCCTTAGTTTGGTCACCGCCCTATGAGATGTTAGCGCATCGCAGGGATATCAAAGGGATATTTTTATTGGGTGCCGGTGTTGATGCCATTCTTAAACAAGAATGGGAAAATCCGGGAACCTTACCTGAAGGGGTTCCGCTGATCCGCCTTGAAGATACCGGCATGGCGCGACAAATGCAGGAATATGCACTTTACTCCGTATTGCACTATTTTCGGCGCATGGATGAATATAAACAATACCAGTCACAGCGTCTTTGGCATCCTGTCTCGCCCCATAATCGAAAAGAATTTGTAATTGGTGTGTTGGGGGCGGGGGTTTTAGGCTGTCGAGTCATTGAAAAATTGCAGGAATTTGATTTCACTGTTCGCTGCTGGAGCCGGACGCCAAAACAGATTGATCAGGTCGAGAGTTTTTACGGGAAAGCGCAGTTGGGCGATTTTCTTTCTGAATGTCAGGTATTGATTAATATTTTGCCAGACACACCAGAAACCCGGGGTATTTTAAATCTTTCTTTATTCAAACAGCTAAAACCAGAGTCATATATGATTAATATGGCACGAGGGACTCAACTTATCGAGCAAGATTTGCTGATTGCGATAGAAAAAGGTTATATCGCTGGCGCGACACTTGATGTTTTTGTCGAAGAGCCTTTATCAAATCTCCATCCTTTCTGGACTCATCCACGCATTAATATCACGCCGCATATTGCGGCACAGACAATCCCGGATAACGCGCTGGATATGATTGGTGAAAATATTCGGCGCATGGAAAACGGTGAATCGCCGATAGGTCTTGTGGATATGGCCCTCGGTTATTAG
- a CDS encoding type 1 glutamine amidotransferase domain-containing protein produces the protein MVNEKKKALLVITSHAELGSTGRKTGFYYEELATPYWKLVDAGYDVEIASIKGGKAPADPGSLNSPEEQPESVKRFLGDIASVNKIDSSRSISSVNPADYSVVFLPGGHGTMWDFAQSKELANLISRSYEYGAVIGSVCHGAAGLLNAKTADGHPRATA, from the coding sequence ATGGTTAATGAAAAGAAAAAAGCGCTTCTGGTTATCACATCTCACGCGGAATTGGGAAGTACTGGCAGGAAGACGGGTTTTTATTATGAAGAGCTAGCTACGCCATATTGGAAGTTGGTTGATGCAGGTTATGATGTTGAAATAGCATCAATCAAGGGAGGTAAAGCACCAGCAGATCCCGGAAGTCTAAATTCGCCAGAGGAACAGCCAGAATCTGTTAAACGATTCTTGGGTGATATTGCGAGCGTAAATAAAATTGACTCTTCACGCTCTATATCCTCGGTAAATCCTGCCGATTATTCAGTAGTTTTCCTACCAGGTGGCCATGGTACCATGTGGGATTTTGCTCAATCTAAAGAACTCGCTAATTTAATTAGTCGTAGTTATGAGTATGGTGCAGTAATTGGAAGTGTATGTCATGGAGCAGCCGGTTTGTTAAATGCTAAAACTGCTGATGGCCACCCTAGGGCAACCGCATGA